The genomic interval ACTACACGAAAGGAACAAAGAATGGCTGTTGAAACAAGCAGAAGAGACTTTATAGGCATGGCATTCAGCGGTTTTGCAGCGGCAGGTGGGGTCATAGCCCTTGGCGCTATGAAAAAGACTTGGGATCCACTTCCAAGTGTACAGTCTGCTGGATTCATCACCGTTGATCTCTCTCCAATGAAAGAAGGAGAAGTGCAAACGATCCAATGGAGGGGCAAGCCTATTTTCATCTTGAGAAAAAGTGCGGATATGCCTAAGAACGAGAAACGTGACATTGTAGCGGGCAATAAACACTATGCTGTCATGATAGGGCTTTGTACCCATTTAGGCTGTATTCCAACATGGATGCCTGCAACGAAACAATTTAAGTGTGCCTGTCATGGTGGAGAGTTTGATGCCAGTGGTGTCAACACTTTTGGACCACCTCCAAGACCTATGGACATTCCTCCTTTTAAAATCAATGGAGAGAAGCTTGTTCTTGGTGAAGAAGGACCAGAGTATAAAAAACTGGTTACTAAGAAAGCGTAAAGGAGACAAACGTGGCAGAAATTAGAAAAGCGACAGGCTTTATCGATTGGCTCGATCAACGATTAGCAGTCAACAAGTTTATCAAAGTGATGATGACTGAGTACTGGATCCCTAAAAACATCAACTTCCTTTGGGCGATGGGTGTTGTTTTAATGGTCCTCTTTATGATTCTTATCGTATCAGGTATTTTTCTTTTAATGTACT from Sulfurospirillum oryzae carries:
- a CDS encoding Rieske 2Fe-2S domain-containing protein, whose amino-acid sequence is MAVETSRRDFIGMAFSGFAAAGGVIALGAMKKTWDPLPSVQSAGFITVDLSPMKEGEVQTIQWRGKPIFILRKSADMPKNEKRDIVAGNKHYAVMIGLCTHLGCIPTWMPATKQFKCACHGGEFDASGVNTFGPPPRPMDIPPFKINGEKLVLGEEGPEYKKLVTKKA